The following proteins are co-located in the Halocatena salina genome:
- a CDS encoding ParA family protein has product MEPQTSQNGVVAVCILKGGMGKSTIAINLAHRLQENHGKTVYVDVDKNGHGTEFLGFGKAYSENGQLENVIFRDAHPSELLIETEWGFSVVPSSAEMSTINDRMKNQMNADVILKNKIVDPLREDGHEYVVLDTPGDPSKVADNALVAAQSFIVPVIPGQGSISGLERIMESQLLPIIEATNGAADILAITPNMLSESIRPKKPDRRLLEDLNENWVDYLPPYARITDEQWEQIDNQGRGDIPLPGIRERDALSDSFSDNKPVAQYDSSCDQIKHFDTLAEIVAERA; this is encoded by the coding sequence ATGGAACCACAAACATCACAAAACGGCGTCGTTGCAGTATGTATTTTGAAAGGTGGAATGGGAAAATCGACGATCGCAATCAATCTTGCACACCGTCTTCAGGAGAATCACGGAAAAACGGTGTACGTCGATGTCGATAAGAACGGTCACGGAACGGAATTTCTCGGATTCGGGAAGGCGTACAGCGAAAACGGACAGCTCGAAAACGTCATTTTCAGAGATGCACACCCATCCGAACTCCTCATCGAGACGGAGTGGGGATTCAGCGTGGTACCCAGCTCTGCAGAGATGTCGACTATCAACGATCGGATGAAAAATCAGATGAACGCTGACGTCATTCTCAAAAACAAGATCGTCGATCCGTTACGTGAGGATGGGCATGAGTACGTCGTTTTAGATACGCCCGGTGATCCCTCGAAAGTGGCTGACAATGCGCTCGTGGCTGCCCAGAGTTTCATCGTTCCGGTCATCCCTGGTCAGGGTAGTATCAGCGGTCTCGAACGCATCATGGAATCACAACTGCTCCCGATCATCGAAGCAACTAACGGCGCAGCTGATATCCTTGCGATCACACCGAACATGTTGAGTGAATCGATCCGACCGAAGAAACCGGATCGCCGTTTGCTCGAAGACCTCAACGAGAACTGGGTCGATTATCTGCCGCCGTACGCGCGAATCACTGACGAACAGTGGGAACAGATCGACAACCAAGGCCGGGGAGATATCCCGCTTCCGGGTATTCGTGAACGTGATGCCCTATCGGATTCGTTCTCCGATAACAAACCGGTAGCGCAGTACGACTCATCGTGCGATCAGATCAAACATTTCGATACCCTGGCAGAAATCGTCGCGGAGCGTGCATAA
- a CDS encoding threonine ammonia-lyase: protein MYEPVDSPDETTLFPYHDRTPPTTADVIRARRVVEEQLPQTPLIRSEALSAEFDADVYLKREDTLPTGAFKVRGGVRLISQLAPEFHDPGVIAASTGNHGQSIAYAGRVFDVPVTIVVPEDANTSKVRAMERYGATVVFHGRTFDDAREHAETMATEQGYRYVHSANEPSLVAGVGTAGLEIVETLPDIDYLFCPVGGGSSAAGYCLTVGALSDATVVGVQSEAAPAMYRAWKEGHLQPAERMETFAEGIATRVPFYLTTSVLRDQLDEFQLVSESAIERGIRELFFEETIVAEGASATSLAGMGQLQEELRGKTVVFPISGRNLAPERFQRIVGTASSD from the coding sequence ATGTACGAACCGGTCGATTCGCCCGACGAAACGACGCTGTTTCCCTACCACGACCGAACGCCACCAACGACGGCCGACGTGATCCGTGCTCGTCGGGTCGTCGAAGAGCAACTGCCTCAAACACCACTCATCCGGAGCGAGGCGTTATCTGCCGAGTTCGACGCCGACGTGTATCTGAAACGCGAGGACACACTGCCGACCGGCGCGTTCAAGGTGCGTGGCGGCGTCAGGCTGATCTCACAGTTGGCCCCGGAGTTCCACGATCCGGGCGTGATCGCTGCCAGCACGGGTAATCACGGCCAATCGATCGCGTATGCCGGCCGCGTGTTCGACGTTCCTGTCACCATCGTGGTTCCTGAGGACGCCAACACGTCGAAAGTGAGGGCAATGGAACGATACGGGGCCACCGTCGTGTTCCACGGGAGGACGTTTGATGACGCCCGCGAGCACGCCGAAACGATGGCTACCGAACAGGGATATCGGTACGTACATTCGGCGAACGAACCGTCACTCGTCGCTGGCGTCGGAACAGCTGGTCTCGAAATCGTCGAGACACTTCCCGACATCGACTACCTGTTCTGTCCAGTGGGGGGCGGTTCGAGTGCCGCGGGGTACTGTCTCACCGTCGGCGCGCTCTCGGATGCCACGGTGGTCGGTGTGCAATCGGAGGCCGCACCGGCGATGTATCGCGCCTGGAAGGAAGGTCATCTCCAACCCGCCGAACGGATGGAGACGTTCGCCGAAGGCATCGCGACGCGAGTGCCGTTCTATCTCACCACATCCGTGTTGCGAGATCAGTTGGACGAGTTCCAACTCGTGAGCGAATCAGCCATCGAACGCGGGATCCGAGAGCTGTTCTTCGAAGAAACGATCGTCGCGGAAGGAGCGTCTGCGACGAGTCTCGCCGGAATGGGCCAACTTCAGGAGGAGCTTCGCGGGAAAACAGTGGTGTTTCCCATCTCGGGGCGGAACCTCGCTCCCGAACGCTTTCAGCGGATCGTCGGGACTGCGTCGTCCGATTGA
- a CDS encoding creatininase family protein yields the protein MSSHTSVRLAEHTWTEIETALEDGTRTVIVAIGSVEQHGPHLPLVMDTLAGDELSRRIAQKLGDALAAPTIRPGCSSHHMEFPGTITIPASTLMELIRAHCQSLDEHGFEYIVLVPTHGGNFAPTNTVAPEIARDIDATVITLADLEELMELQNEGLRTAGVDYQESSIHAGAVETSEVLAINEDHVRTDEYEVGVEGAISPSRLLSRGFKSITENGVLGDPRKATRKAGEEILETVATAYAEQIEAERDAV from the coding sequence ATGTCATCTCACACGTCGGTACGCCTTGCTGAGCACACGTGGACAGAGATCGAAACGGCCCTCGAAGACGGAACGCGGACGGTGATTGTGGCGATCGGGTCGGTCGAACAACACGGACCACATCTTCCGCTGGTCATGGATACGCTCGCCGGCGATGAGCTTTCCCGACGCATCGCCCAGAAGCTTGGTGATGCGCTAGCTGCTCCTACTATACGTCCCGGCTGTTCGAGCCACCACATGGAGTTTCCCGGAACGATCACGATCCCGGCGTCGACGTTGATGGAACTGATACGCGCACACTGTCAGTCGTTGGACGAACACGGCTTCGAGTACATCGTTCTCGTTCCGACCCACGGCGGGAACTTCGCCCCGACGAACACCGTTGCTCCTGAGATCGCCCGCGACATCGACGCCACCGTGATCACCCTCGCGGATCTTGAGGAACTCATGGAGCTACAGAACGAGGGCCTCAGAACAGCTGGCGTCGACTACCAGGAGTCGTCCATCCATGCGGGTGCCGTTGAAACCTCAGAAGTACTGGCCATCAACGAGGACCACGTTCGAACCGACGAGTACGAAGTTGGCGTTGAGGGCGCTATCTCCCCATCACGGCTGCTTAGTCGGGGGTTCAAATCGATCACGGAAAACGGCGTCCTCGGTGACCCACGAAAGGCGACACGGAAAGCCGGTGAAGAGATCCTCGAAACGGTTGCAACTGCCTACGCGGAGCAGATCGAAGCCGAACGCGACGCCGTCTAA
- a CDS encoding DNA-directed DNA polymerase II small subunit, with protein sequence MTLNRRIQIVRTLARQGYNADREAVTLLTSSESPTHVIETMADHLPEDTLRVTADNVQDALDRLGGEIETSEPITVDPSNVPTPQESTATGETDQTGVIDSESPDPEPTRETSSSTDHHRSTHRERGSLTITGDVTDESTGTGTYETFVQTFQDRYQRLSGQLRGRLNHRPAETLAEMPGQNEAEMIGLVNDIQSTKNGHWLIELEDTTGTFSCLVMKDREIADTVDELCFDECIGVAGTLSNDGEILFVDSIHFPDIPHTYRPSTADRHVRAALISDVHVGSQEFHAAAWEQFTDWLHTEEAERVEYLLIAGDMVEGVGVYPEQDDELSIVDIYEQYERFSELLKAVPGDMEIVMIPGNHDAVRLAEPQPAFDEELRDIMRAHDAHITGNPSTVTIEGVSVLLYHGVSLYEVIIDTPGLDLEHPAEAMCNLLKKRHVAPQYGGQLRLAPEERDYLVIDEIPDVFHTGHLHKFGCDSYNNVLAVNSGCWQKQTSYQRSQGIDPDVGYAPILDLDTHEMTIRKFTV encoded by the coding sequence ATAACCTTGAATCGCCGAATCCAGATTGTAAGGACACTAGCAAGACAGGGGTACAACGCCGACCGAGAGGCTGTAACGCTCCTTACGTCGTCGGAGTCACCGACGCACGTGATCGAAACGATGGCTGACCACCTCCCGGAGGACACGCTCCGAGTCACCGCCGACAACGTACAGGATGCACTCGACAGACTAGGGGGCGAAATCGAAACGTCAGAGCCTATCACCGTCGATCCAAGTAACGTTCCGACACCACAGGAATCGACCGCTACTGGGGAGACCGACCAGACGGGCGTAATCGACTCCGAGTCACCCGACCCGGAACCGACGAGGGAGACATCCAGTTCGACCGATCACCACCGTTCGACACACCGTGAACGTGGGTCTCTGACGATCACGGGAGACGTCACCGATGAGAGCACTGGAACCGGAACGTATGAGACGTTCGTTCAGACGTTTCAAGACCGGTACCAACGTCTCTCCGGGCAGTTACGTGGACGGTTGAACCATCGGCCAGCAGAGACATTAGCGGAGATGCCGGGTCAGAACGAGGCAGAGATGATCGGTTTGGTGAACGACATCCAGTCGACGAAAAACGGCCACTGGCTGATCGAACTCGAAGACACCACCGGGACGTTCAGTTGCCTCGTGATGAAAGACCGGGAGATCGCGGACACCGTAGATGAACTGTGTTTCGATGAGTGTATCGGCGTGGCGGGAACGTTGTCGAACGACGGCGAGATCCTCTTCGTAGACAGTATTCACTTCCCGGACATTCCCCACACGTACCGACCATCGACGGCCGATCGACACGTTCGGGCCGCGCTCATCTCTGACGTTCACGTCGGCAGTCAGGAGTTTCATGCGGCGGCTTGGGAGCAGTTTACCGACTGGCTTCACACCGAGGAGGCCGAACGCGTCGAGTATCTGCTCATCGCGGGTGATATGGTTGAGGGGGTCGGCGTGTATCCCGAACAAGACGACGAGCTGTCGATCGTCGACATCTACGAACAGTACGAACGATTTTCGGAGCTGCTGAAGGCGGTGCCCGGCGACATGGAGATCGTCATGATCCCGGGTAATCACGACGCTGTTCGACTGGCCGAACCACAACCGGCGTTCGACGAGGAACTTCGGGACATCATGCGCGCCCACGATGCCCACATCACGGGGAACCCCTCCACGGTTACGATCGAGGGCGTATCCGTGTTGCTGTACCACGGCGTTTCTCTCTATGAAGTCATTATCGACACGCCCGGCCTAGATCTAGAACATCCCGCAGAGGCGATGTGCAATCTCCTCAAGAAACGTCACGTCGCGCCCCAATACGGCGGGCAGCTCCGACTCGCACCCGAAGAGCGAGATTATCTCGTGATCGACGAGATCCCCGACGTGTTCCACACCGGCCATCTCCACAAGTTCGGCTGTGACTCGTACAACAACGTTTTGGCCGTCAATTCGGGCTGCTGGCAGAAACAAACGTCATATCAGCGCTCACAGGGGATCGATCCGGACGTCGGTTACGCCCCGATCCTTGATCTCGACACCCACGAGATGACGATCCGGAAGTTCACCGTTTGA
- a CDS encoding MFS transporter → MQSVGDVLKQQLVRTGRLLGDGRGWTLLVVAAGWLSILGGRYLFPVVLPQVRRFFGVNNAAAGTAITVLWAGYALMQFPAGALTDRLGERRLLTGSLLIGATAIVAVSFAPTFWLFVVGCGLFGLGTGLYGPARGIVISRKFGEHDGTAIGVVLATGSIGSATIPLLASRFVDSIGWQPTVGMLVVPFLLVGIGVWVVVSQPPTDPDGSGSSLKLLETVRTAVTRRAVAIATTAVTLMLFVVQGLTAFLPTYLVMVKGLEQTTAAGLFSLFFLSGAVCQSLAGNAADRFGSPTVLMSVAGVSVVPLLALPFVEGPVPLGVVTVLLGSRLAINPVSNAYIIAVLPDAVQGTAWGFLRTSFFLLAATGSTVVGALFDAQLANTAIVGLAVLTAVATGLYVFLPVRTAVDSGST, encoded by the coding sequence ATGCAGTCTGTCGGTGACGTACTCAAACAACAGCTCGTGAGAACCGGGCGACTGTTGGGTGACGGACGAGGATGGACGTTGCTCGTCGTGGCTGCTGGATGGCTCTCGATCCTTGGGGGTCGATACCTTTTTCCGGTGGTGCTGCCACAGGTCAGACGGTTTTTCGGCGTCAATAACGCGGCAGCTGGGACGGCGATCACGGTGCTCTGGGCGGGCTATGCACTGATGCAGTTTCCGGCTGGCGCTCTGACTGATCGGCTTGGCGAACGACGACTCCTCACAGGGAGTCTCCTGATCGGAGCGACAGCGATCGTGGCGGTCAGTTTCGCGCCAACGTTCTGGCTGTTCGTCGTCGGCTGTGGGCTGTTCGGTCTCGGAACCGGACTGTACGGTCCCGCTCGCGGGATCGTCATCTCGAGGAAGTTCGGTGAACACGACGGAACCGCGATCGGCGTTGTGCTCGCCACCGGCTCGATCGGTTCGGCGACGATCCCATTGCTTGCTAGCCGATTCGTCGACTCCATCGGCTGGCAACCCACCGTCGGAATGCTCGTCGTGCCGTTTCTGCTCGTCGGGATCGGTGTGTGGGTCGTCGTATCACAACCTCCTACTGATCCGGACGGAAGCGGATCGTCCCTGAAGCTCCTCGAAACAGTCCGTACGGCTGTTACGCGGCGTGCAGTTGCGATCGCCACGACCGCTGTCACGCTCATGTTGTTCGTGGTGCAAGGACTGACGGCGTTTCTTCCGACGTATCTCGTAATGGTAAAGGGACTCGAACAGACGACCGCTGCCGGGCTGTTCTCGCTGTTTTTCTTGAGTGGTGCGGTCTGTCAGTCGCTCGCAGGAAACGCAGCCGATCGGTTCGGCAGTCCGACGGTGCTGATGAGCGTTGCTGGTGTGAGCGTCGTGCCGTTGCTCGCGTTGCCGTTCGTCGAGGGACCCGTCCCGTTGGGCGTGGTGACCGTGCTTCTGGGCTCTCGATTGGCGATCAATCCCGTCAGTAACGCCTACATCATCGCCGTGCTCCCAGATGCTGTTCAAGGAACGGCGTGGGGATTTCTTCGTACGAGTTTTTTCCTCCTTGCTGCAACCGGATCAACTGTCGTCGGAGCGCTGTTCGATGCGCAGTTGGCGAACACCGCGATCGTCGGTCTCGCTGTACTCACTGCCGTCGCCACCGGTCTGTACGTGTTCCTTCCCGTCCGAACCGCTGTCGACTCAGGGAGTACGTAA
- a CDS encoding CPBP family intramembrane glutamic endopeptidase, translating to MDSIQQESGSDSPFSQTSWRGRGRAIAVGFGLVVAALLIGAVLSSGPLLVGEASFAVLTATIVLSEASYALTGWLYLQRWFSETVSLEMPTLREAGWVIVSTLLMLGIATLIGAIATTFDVQLGRLDQDLIAGTPTMALVMVALSFVLIAPAEEYLFRGVIQRRLMRSMRSDVAIVTAAFLFVIPHAIGYLGGVQGVVLLSAVPFLLAIIMGVLYERFDNLSVPILTHGCYNATLFVTTYITLV from the coding sequence ATGGATAGTATACAACAAGAAAGTGGTTCGGATAGTCCTTTTTCTCAAACTAGCTGGCGTGGTCGTGGACGGGCCATCGCGGTCGGATTCGGATTAGTCGTCGCCGCCCTCCTGATCGGGGCGGTCCTTTCGAGCGGTCCCCTGTTAGTAGGCGAGGCTAGTTTCGCTGTTCTCACTGCAACGATCGTTCTATCGGAAGCCAGCTATGCTCTCACGGGATGGCTTTATCTCCAGAGATGGTTCAGTGAGACGGTGTCGCTTGAGATGCCGACACTCCGTGAGGCTGGGTGGGTAATCGTCAGCACGCTGCTAATGCTGGGCATTGCGACTCTCATCGGCGCAATCGCCACCACGTTCGACGTTCAGCTTGGTCGTCTCGATCAAGATCTCATAGCCGGTACTCCGACCATGGCGCTCGTGATGGTGGCACTTTCGTTCGTGCTCATCGCGCCAGCCGAGGAATATCTGTTCCGTGGCGTGATTCAGCGTCGATTGATGCGGAGTATGCGTTCTGACGTCGCTATTGTCACTGCTGCGTTTCTGTTCGTTATCCCCCACGCGATCGGCTATCTCGGGGGTGTACAGGGTGTCGTTCTTCTGAGTGCTGTTCCGTTTTTGCTTGCGATCATCATGGGCGTTCTCTACGAACGATTCGACAACTTGTCCGTTCCGATCCTCACTCACGGCTGTTACAACGCGACTCTGTTTGTTACCACGTACATAACGTTGGTTTGA
- a CDS encoding heavy metal translocating P-type ATPase: protein MAPRTAQFDIRGMSCANCSRTIREALEEVDGVAEATINAATDEGRVEYDTAKTSLGDLYETIDDAGYSAVKSSISIDITDMSCANCATTNENALTDVSGVISANVNYATGEATVEYNPAEVTPEQLYDAIEAAGYSPVRDDREIERDAAQHDEIRRQLRLTLFGTAFSVPLLAFLIETFLFGGGVLPETVFGVEFGWIEFLLATPVQFVLGWPFYKNSYNALVNNRTANMDVLIALGSSTAYLYSVAVLLELVAGSLYFDTAVLILVFITLGNYLEARSKGQAGEALQQLLEMEADTATLVDDGDEREIPLEEVSVGDRMKVRPGEKIPTDGVVIDGQSAVDESMVTGESVPVEKTVDDEVVGSTINENGVLIVEATKVGSDTALQQIVQTVKEAQSRQPDIQTLADRISAYFVPLVIANATVWGLAWYLIPELLVSVVNTLPLWGLVAGGPALAGGSVSLFEFAVVVFASAVLIACPCALGLATPAATMVGTSIGARNGVLFKGGDVLERAKDVDTVVFDKTGTLTKGEMELTDVIAIDRTNPDLVSDGGATLEDHPKPDEETVLRIAASAERGSEHPLAQAIVAKANAQGIESTEPTEFENVPGHGVRATVDGTNTLVGNRKLMREHGIDPSPTEDTLTRLEADGKTAMLVARVPAGTTSGELIGIVAVADTVKENAKHAVSVLKEREIEVHMITGDNERTAHAVAARIGIDPDNVQAGVLPEDKADAVDAVQSNDNRAMMVGDGVNDAPALAAATVGTAIGSGTDVAIEAADVTLMRDDPLDVVKAIRISEGSLQKIKQNLFWALGYNTAMIPLASLGLLQPALAAGAMAFSSVSVLTNSLLFRQYTPDHDYELLGALR from the coding sequence ATGGCACCACGCACCGCACAGTTCGATATACGGGGAATGAGCTGTGCAAACTGTTCTCGGACGATCAGAGAGGCGTTGGAGGAGGTTGATGGAGTAGCCGAGGCGACGATCAACGCCGCTACAGACGAGGGACGGGTCGAATACGACACGGCGAAGACATCGCTCGGAGATCTCTATGAGACGATCGACGACGCGGGATACAGCGCAGTAAAGTCCTCGATTTCGATCGATATCACCGATATGTCGTGTGCAAACTGCGCCACGACCAACGAAAACGCACTCACGGACGTATCCGGTGTGATCTCCGCGAACGTCAACTACGCGACTGGGGAAGCGACTGTTGAGTACAATCCGGCGGAAGTCACCCCTGAGCAGTTGTACGATGCCATCGAGGCCGCCGGTTACTCACCCGTCAGGGACGATAGAGAGATCGAACGGGATGCGGCCCAACACGATGAGATCCGTCGTCAGTTGCGTCTGACGCTGTTTGGTACGGCGTTTTCTGTTCCGCTGCTTGCGTTCCTCATAGAGACGTTCCTCTTTGGCGGTGGGGTGCTCCCTGAGACGGTGTTCGGGGTCGAATTCGGCTGGATCGAGTTCCTGCTGGCGACTCCAGTGCAGTTCGTGCTCGGCTGGCCGTTCTATAAGAACTCCTACAACGCACTGGTCAACAACCGGACCGCCAACATGGACGTGTTGATCGCACTCGGCTCCTCAACCGCGTACCTCTACTCGGTTGCGGTGCTGTTAGAACTGGTTGCCGGGAGCCTTTACTTCGATACAGCGGTGTTGATCCTGGTGTTCATCACGTTAGGCAACTATCTCGAAGCCCGTTCGAAAGGACAGGCCGGCGAAGCGCTCCAGCAACTCCTTGAGATGGAAGCCGACACAGCGACGCTCGTCGACGACGGAGACGAGCGTGAAATCCCCCTCGAGGAGGTCAGTGTCGGTGATCGGATGAAGGTTCGACCAGGAGAAAAAATTCCGACCGACGGCGTCGTGATCGACGGACAAAGCGCGGTCGACGAATCGATGGTCACCGGAGAAAGTGTTCCGGTCGAGAAGACCGTCGATGATGAGGTCGTCGGCTCGACGATCAACGAAAACGGCGTGTTGATCGTCGAGGCGACGAAGGTCGGCAGTGACACGGCGCTCCAGCAGATCGTTCAGACAGTCAAGGAGGCCCAGTCCCGGCAACCCGACATTCAAACCCTCGCTGATCGCATTTCGGCGTACTTCGTTCCGCTCGTGATCGCTAACGCCACGGTGTGGGGACTCGCTTGGTATCTCATTCCGGAACTGCTTGTGAGTGTAGTGAACACACTCCCCCTGTGGGGACTTGTCGCCGGTGGCCCCGCACTCGCCGGGGGAAGCGTTTCGTTGTTCGAGTTTGCGGTGGTTGTGTTCGCGTCGGCCGTGTTGATCGCCTGCCCGTGTGCACTCGGACTCGCAACGCCAGCCGCGACGATGGTCGGCACCTCGATCGGTGCACGAAACGGCGTGCTGTTCAAAGGCGGTGATGTGCTCGAACGCGCGAAAGATGTCGATACGGTGGTATTCGATAAGACGGGAACGCTGACGAAAGGAGAGATGGAACTGACGGACGTCATCGCCATAGATCGGACCAATCCTGATCTGGTTTCGGACGGCGGAGCAACACTCGAAGACCACCCGAAACCCGACGAAGAAACGGTGCTCCGTATCGCAGCGAGCGCCGAACGAGGCTCCGAACATCCGCTTGCCCAAGCGATCGTCGCAAAAGCGAACGCGCAAGGCATCGAGTCGACTGAACCGACCGAGTTCGAGAACGTTCCCGGCCACGGCGTCCGGGCGACCGTCGACGGCACGAACACGCTCGTGGGCAATCGTAAGCTCATGCGCGAGCACGGGATCGATCCATCGCCCACAGAGGACACCCTTACACGCCTCGAAGCGGACGGAAAGACCGCGATGCTCGTCGCTCGCGTGCCCGCTGGCACGACCAGCGGTGAACTCATCGGTATCGTCGCTGTTGCCGATACGGTCAAAGAGAACGCGAAGCACGCCGTCTCTGTGCTCAAAGAGCGCGAGATCGAGGTTCATATGATCACTGGCGACAACGAACGAACCGCACACGCGGTCGCAGCGCGTATCGGAATCGACCCGGACAACGTCCAAGCCGGAGTCCTGCCGGAGGATAAGGCCGATGCAGTCGATGCCGTGCAATCGAACGATAATCGGGCGATGATGGTCGGTGATGGCGTCAACGACGCACCTGCGCTTGCGGCCGCTACCGTCGGAACCGCAATCGGTTCGGGAACCGACGTCGCAATCGAGGCTGCCGACGTGACACTGATGCGCGACGATCCGCTTGACGTGGTGAAAGCGATCCGGATCTCGGAAGGATCACTCCAGAAGATCAAACAGAACCTCTTCTGGGCACTGGGGTACAATACGGCGATGATTCCGCTCGCCTCGCTCGGACTGCTTCAGCCGGCGCTCGCTGCAGGAGCCATGGCGTTCTCCTCGGTGTCAGTGCTCACGAATAGCCTGCTGTTCCGGCAGTACACTCCCGATCACGACTACGAACTACTCGGCGCGCTCCGGTGA
- a CDS encoding helix-turn-helix transcriptional regulator: MEHTATNLVRLLDQRNNVLSRVIEGPTDASTLTQRVSVSRSTIDRALSAFKEWELIVPDSDRIEPTLFARLVGKIYGDFETEVRSVAGHLPPDSSSWSAVDTRADAVRLVTTRIEFLEYARTASTKRTLVADLPYARSTVDRAVRELEQAGLIQRTATGYATTDIGEWITTRYRVTREAIEDVLAVRDLLHYLPTDEVFPPALFAGINIERAERTVPYHLLEGLREHLVTADRVSAVFPTLPTPQFLSVCHHRVVQHGMTLELITTPTLADTLTDEFPRLLTEMVAATAGSATTFTGTPPPFGLILSTTDAGLGGSILVYDDHQSVVGALHADSDAALAWIKNYYEHIHEQATEMPSGWLDTVTTKASDSSTLSTNLDYVGHEDEASDRYDYNFIYKN, encoded by the coding sequence ATGGAACACACAGCCACCAACCTCGTGAGACTCTTGGATCAGCGTAATAATGTGCTGTCACGAGTGATCGAGGGACCGACGGACGCGTCAACGCTGACCCAGAGAGTATCGGTTTCCCGCTCAACCATCGATCGAGCTCTTTCAGCATTCAAAGAGTGGGAGCTGATCGTTCCCGATTCGGATCGGATCGAGCCGACCCTTTTTGCCCGTCTCGTCGGGAAGATCTACGGCGACTTCGAGACGGAAGTCAGGTCTGTGGCGGGCCACCTCCCCCCCGACAGTTCCTCCTGGAGCGCAGTTGATACTCGAGCTGATGCCGTGAGGTTAGTTACAACCCGGATCGAGTTCCTCGAATACGCTCGAACCGCGAGCACAAAACGCACGCTCGTCGCGGATCTACCGTACGCGCGCTCTACCGTCGATCGGGCTGTCCGTGAGCTAGAACAAGCTGGACTCATCCAGCGAACTGCTACTGGGTACGCGACAACCGACATCGGAGAGTGGATCACCACTCGATATCGCGTGACACGTGAGGCGATAGAGGACGTCCTCGCTGTACGTGATCTACTCCACTACCTCCCGACAGACGAAGTGTTTCCCCCGGCGCTGTTCGCTGGAATCAATATCGAACGGGCGGAGCGGACGGTACCGTATCATCTCCTCGAAGGATTACGCGAACACCTCGTTACCGCAGATCGGGTCAGTGCTGTGTTTCCGACGCTTCCAACACCCCAGTTTCTCAGCGTCTGTCACCACCGGGTCGTACAACACGGAATGACTCTCGAACTCATCACCACCCCGACGTTAGCCGATACGCTCACCGACGAGTTTCCTAGGCTCCTCACGGAGATGGTCGCCGCCACTGCTGGATCGGCCACTACATTCACGGGGACCCCGCCGCCGTTCGGTCTCATACTGAGCACGACTGACGCCGGACTGGGTGGTTCGATTCTCGTCTACGACGACCATCAATCGGTCGTCGGTGCACTTCATGCCGACAGTGACGCGGCACTCGCGTGGATCAAGAATTACTACGAACATATCCACGAACAGGCCACAGAAATGCCATCTGGCTGGTTGGATACAGTCACCACAAAAGCATCGGACAGTTCAACGTTGTCCACTAATCTCGACTACGTCGGACACGAAGACGAAGCGTCAGACAGATATGATTACAATTTTATTTATAAAAATTGA